Part of the Bifidobacterium sp. ESL0775 genome is shown below.
TATGAAAAAACATGCGGTTTTTTTGAACTCGCCCTTTCACCAAACCCGCGAGATTCTTACAATAAAAACGGCAATATTCACTCAACAATGGAGTATCAATGCTGACCAATGACTATGTCAAGCGCGTCTATGCGCAGGTTGAAAAGCGCGACGGCGACCAGCCGGAGTTCCTGCAGGCCGTCCGCGAGGTCTTCGAGACGTTGGAGCCGGTTGTGGAGAAACACCCGGAGTACGAGAAGAACGGCATCCTCGAGCGCTTGGTCGAGCCTGAGCGCGCCATCAAGTTCCGCGTCGCCTGGGTCGACGACGAGGGCAAGGTGCAGGTCAACCGTGGCTACCGCATCCAGTTCAACTCCGCCATCGGACCCTACAAGGGCGGCCTTCGCCTGCATCCGACCGTCACTGAATCCGTCATCAAGTTCCTCGGCTTCGAACAGGTCCTCAAGAACTCGCTGACCGGCCTGCCCATGGGCGGCGCGAAGGGCGGCTCCGACTTTGACCCGCGCGGGCGTTCGGACGGCGAGGTCATGCGCTTCTGCCAAGCCTTCATGACCGAGCTGCAGCGCCACATCGGCCAGTTCACCGACGTCCCCGCCGGCGACATCAACGTGGGCGCGCGAGAGATCGGCTACATGTTCGGCCAGTACAAGCGCATCCGCAACGAGTATTCCGGTGTGTTGACCGGCAAGGGCCTTGAGTTCGGCGGCTCGCTCGCCCGCACCGAGGCCACGGGCTACGGCCTTTGCTACTACACGCAGGCCGCGCTGCGCACCTTGAAGAACGATTCCTTCGAAGGCAAGACCGTCGTCATCTCCGGTTCCGGCAACGTCGCCATCTTCGCCATCGAGAAGGCGCAGGAACTCGGCGCGAAGGTCGTCACCTGCTCCGATTCCAACGGCTATGTCTACGATCCCGACGGCATCAAGCTCGACGTGGTCAAGGACATCAAGCTCGGCCACCGCGGCCGTATCAAGGAATACGCCGATCGCGTGCCAGGTGCCGAATACCACGAAGGCAGCAAGGGCGTCTGGACGGTTCCGTGCGACATCGCACTGCCCTGCGCCACCCAGAACGAGGTCGACGGCGAATCCGCGGCCGCGCTGGTTAGTAACGGCTGCAAGGTCGTGTGCGAAGGCGCGAACATGCCGTCTACGCCTGAGGCGATTTCGACCTATCAGAAGGCCGGCCTGCTCTACGGACCCGCCAAGGCCTCCAACGCCGGCGGCGTCGCTGTCTCCGGCCTTGAGATGAGCCAGAACTCGTATCGTCTTTCCTGGACGTTCGACGAGGTCGACGCCAAGCTCAAGGACATCATGGAGAACATCGTCGCCAACTCCCTGGCCGCCGCCAAGGAATACGGCCACGAAGGCGACCTGATGCTCGGCGCCAACGCCGCCGGCTTCGTCAAGGTAGCCAACGCCATGGTCGCCCAGGGCGTCTGCTGAATTTCCTATTCGTCTGGTTACTTTAAAAGTAGGCCGCTGATATTTACTCAGCGGCCTACTTTTCGTTTAAGTTCAAATTTAAGTAATACATACTAGGCAACTACTCGGAAACTACTCGGAAACTGTAGATTTACCAAGCCTGTCATTCAAGGAATAATACTGAGAAGGATCCTTCGGACTCGAACCATGCCATTGCAGAACATTTTTATCTCTCAGACCCTTCAAAACTTTTCGGACTGTTCTGGAACTACGATTAATGCGTTCAGTTAATTTCTTTACCGTTACTTGTCCCTCAGCATAAGCTAACTGGACTGCAGCCATCTCATATACGGACAAAGCATGAAGCACTTCTGGACTAATTTGTCGTTCGAGGGAATCATTGTTGCGCAACACGCGAGAAGTAATGCTATTCTCCAAAGTCAGCTGAACTTTCGCATGCTCAGGTTCTGAATAAACCGGATCGTTCAAAAATGCACTTTGCATCTCGGTATAAATACGCTGGACACCCTCATTAAGTTCTCGAGCCCAACCAAATTCTACTAAAGCACGGGCGATGCGCGGATTACGGGCATAACGCGTAGTACGCATATTGTCAAGAGTGACAATGTTAGGCAACGGACCAGGACTCAATACTTCCAACCTGTCGTCATACATAGAGATACGGATATAATCACCTTGGAATGCGTAATCACGGTGGATAACAGCATTAACCAGACCTTCAAACCATGCGAATTCAGGATATTCGGGAATGGTTCCAAAACGACCATCTTCACCCAGATATTGGAACTCCCTGAGCATACTTGATATCAACGCGGATGCATTTTTGATCGTTTTTGGTATAGGACTATCAAATGATTGATCTTTCAAAATGTTGATTTGCCGACCTGTCCTCATATGATTACCTTCAAATCGAAGGACACGCACTCTCGCTTGAGGAAGGAATTGCGTCGGATCCTTTGCAAATAAAAGCACTCCAGCATTGGTAAGATGATCCCCTATCAAGAATTTACGGCTTCGAAGTACTTGCTCATCCGAGAGATCACTGCCGTGAATTTTCTGTTTATAATCATCAAGCACTTCATGATCAATATCTTCAATATTTGACCATTGAACTACTTCATCTTCAAAGATGCGCTGATTCTTATCGTATTCCAAACGCATAATCTGGCTATGAGCCAGCGCAACACTTTTATCGCCGACACGTAAATAAACATTCTTGTCATCTTTACGATGAATCACACAATCATTTGAAGCAGCAACATCCAGCAATAATACTTCATCATCTTCACCGTTATCATTAACCACGGGAATATGACGCGTTGAAACGATTGGTGCTGGTTCACACTGAAAGATATAACAGCGTTGGAGTTCTTCAATATCCTGAGAACCATCAAATTTGAAACCACTTACCTTACCGTCATCTTCAATTCCTACAGCAATAGTTCCACCAGAAGCATTGGCAAAAGCACAAATATGCCGTGCAAGATCTTTAAGATGAATACGCGCACTCTTCCGATCAAAATACTGCCCCTCTGGTAAGGAAATTAATTGATTGATATCAGAAGAAACAATCATTTGTTTCTTATCACCATGTTTCACAATTGTCATCTCTTCCTCAATCGCTCCTGCTTTGCCAGCAACAATTAATACGATAATTGCCACAATTCTATACGATTGCTAGATGCACGATTTTGACATTAAAATAATTATTAATCTTCATTTTACTAGGAAATTACTCGGCAATTACTCGGCAACTTTCTTCACCGTCATCTTCTTCTAACAGACTATTCCAAGTAACATCCAAAACCATCAACTCTGAAAATATGTGATAAATAAATATTTGGTATCGGCCTGAAATCGCGGTTATTACACAAATACATGTTCACAAATCCAGTCATCCCAATCAGGGCAAACTGTAATACATACTAGGAAATTACTCGGCAATTACTCGGCAATCCAAAGTACATCTATTCTTAAACGCCTCGAACTTGTACATTTCAATCATCACAATGTGCCGAACATCAAAAAAAGTTTTCAAAAACTATACTTTCATCAACCAAGACAAGCTAATCCGCCCCTAACGCATGCCCAAATTCGACCGAACTATAATCATCTTGTGCGAATTCAACATTGTGGAAAAACACACTTTGCGCCCTGTTGGTTCTTTATAGCCGAATTTTTTTTGTATTTTCGGATTGATTTTGCAAACTTTTCGCACAAACCTCGGAATTCTAACGATTTCCTTTTTACAATATAAATGTATAGTATTACAAAATAGTGTTTCAATTCCGATACCAAGCCGTGACTTAGGATTCTGTAGCACCACGTATTTCGGTAATCATCGTGATGACCTGTTGCTGCTCGTCCTCAAGGCTGGAATGCAGGTGGGTTGTTGCTGTAATAGCCGCCGGCATCATTATCGTAGCCACCAGCAACGTTGCCCCCGTAACCGTTACTATCACGACGATCATCACCACCGACTTTGTTTCGTCCATCATCTCGATAATCATCACCGTCGTGATAGTAGCCGGAGTCCCAATCGCGGCCGGGGATGAGGTCGTAGGGCATTTGGTGGGCGACGAGCCAGAAGACCACCAGCGCGATCAGGACGATCACGCCAAGCTGGCGGGTGGGGGCCGCGAAAAGCATCGTGGCAAGCACCAGCACCAGCAGACGCACCACGTAGAACAGCGCGCGGGCGAGGCCGTGGCGCTCTTTGGTCTCGCAGCTCATGTGCGTGAACCGGCCGCCGAGCGTCTGGCCGCGGTGCGTCACGGGGATGAGCACCTCGAAGACGACGAACGAAAACAGGGTGAAGAACTGGGCCAGGCCGTCCGATACGCCGGTGCCGAAGGCGTGGCCAAGGAAGAGGTACGTGCCGTTGGAAAGGTACCTGGAGGATTTCTGGAAGAGGTAGATCGAGCCCAGCGTCAGCGAGATGTCGACGATGGCGATGAACACCAAATCGATCATCAGCGCGACGGCACGATGCAACAGCCCCGGCTTTTCGATGACCTCGCGCTTGTCCTCGATTTCGCGCACCGGCACCAGCGCCCCGTAGATCCACGCGATGAAACAGCCGATGATCGCGCCCAGCGTGTTCGTGAGCAGGTCATCGACGTCGAACTGGCGGTAGGCACAGGGATAGATGCCCCAGACGCCCGTGAGCTGCGAGGTCTCGATGAACAGGGACACCAGGAACCCGGCGGGGACCACGGCGTAGAACTTCCAGCGGGCCCAACGCGTGAGCGCGAAACCGAGCGGGATGAAGAAGACGACATTGAGCAAAAGCTGCAGCGCCGCGGCCTTGCCACCCGTCGCCAGATCGCTTGCGAATTGCATTACATTGAGCTGCGGGTGATGCGCGTGCGTCAGGCAGTATTTCGCCGGGTCGTCGGGCATCGGGTAAAGCGTGAACGTGACGAGGCCAAGCGCATAGAGCACACACAGATAGGCCGTGAGCACCGCCGTGGAACGCAGGCGATGGTAGCGGTGGTACATCATCGCGAGAATCGGCAGGGTCAGCAAGGCCGAAAGGAACGGCCAGATCGCCATCGCGAGGATGAACGAGGTGCTGAAATTCCTGATGTAGGCGATCACAACGGCCACTCTAGCGGACGAGGCTTACGAAACACTGCGAGCCGGCCGCAACAGCAGTCTTGAATACAAAGCACGCGTTTATTACGAAACGCTGCAATTCGCTTCGGCGTCAGCTCTGGATACAAAGCAAACAAGGCTTATGAAACACTTCGAATTCCCTTGGCATCAGTCCTGAATACAAAGTGGACGAGGCTTACGAAACGCTGCAATTCGCTTCGAAATCAGCTCTGGATACAAAGCAAACAAGGCTTATGAAACACTTCGGCATCGGCCTTGAATGCAAAATGCCCGCAACCATGGAAGCCGCGAGCATTGTATAGCGAATGTATTTGATATCAGTCGTCGCCGAGCGTGACGTGCACGCCTCCGACCAGCTGGCTAACAACGTTGTATAGCGCGGCGATGATGACCGCGAACAGCGTGGCCACCACGACCTCGACGATGGACAGGATGGTGACGGCGCTCAGCACCGTGCCCAGCGAGAAGATGCTGGCCAGGTTGAAGCCGCCGGTGTCAAGGCCGGTCGAGGAGACGATCTGCGTGACCTGGTCGAAAACGCCGACCACGTTGAGCAGGGCCCAGATCAGTGCGACCGCGACGATCTGGATGATGCCGCCAGCCACGGAAAGCAGGAACGTCACCTTGGCCACGGACCAGGCATCGAGACGGGTGAGCGAAAGGCTCATGCGGCGCGCACGCGGGGTGCGCGGATGCGGACGTTTGACGGCGCCGCCATCGCCGTTGCCCAACGGCCAAGACGAGGACTTCGCGGGGGCCGCGGCGCTCTGACTTTCCCCGAAAACGGAACGCGCGACACGGGGGGAGCGGTCGGATTGCGCCGCATCGCCGCCACTGTTTTTGGCCTGGCGCGGCTCGTTGTCATCAACGTTTTCGTTCATCGTTTCTCCTTGACCCGCCGCGTGGATGTTGGCGTTACTGCCGTTTTCGCGCGATATAACCTGCTATGAGGCTACCAGTCTTCGGGGACGAGCAAGACGCGGTTTCCGAGGCCATTGATGTCTTTTTGCACACTTGCTCTAGGACACTGGGGCTTTCAGAAATTTACGCCTTGTCCGCGTCATCGCTTCCGTTGTCGTCGCCCTCATCCTCGTCGTCATCCGTATCGGTGTTGCGTGCGATGGAGAGGATCTCGTCGCCCTTGTCAGGCTTGGCGAGCGTCACACCTTGTGTATTACGACCGGTGCGCTTGACCTCATTGACGTCGGAGCGGATGACCTTGCCGGACTTCATGATGGCGAGGATCTGGTCGGAGTCGGCCACGATGACCGCACCCACCAGTTCGCCACGGTCCTCGTTCATCTGCAGCGCCTTGACGCCGAAGCCGTTGCGGCCTTGGAGGCGGTACTGGCTGATGGAGGTGCGCTTGGCGAAGCCCTCGTTGGTGACCACGAGAAGGCTCAGCTCGTCTTCCATGTCGGCGCGGACCACGTCCATCGCCAGGAGCTCGTCGCCGTCGCGGAACTTCATGCCCTGCACACCGGCGGTCTGGCGACCCATCGGGCGCAGCTGCTCGTCGTCGGCCTTGAATTTGAGGCTCATGCCGTGCTTGGAGACGAGGATGATGTCGTCGTCCGCGTTGCACAGCGTCGCACCGATCAGCTCATCGGCCGGCTCGCCGGTCTCCGGGTCCTCCATCAGGCGCACGGCGATGAGGCCGCCCTGACGGGTGGAATCGTATTGCGCCAGCGGGGTCTTCTTGACCTTGCCGGAACGGGTCGCGAGCACAAGATACTTGGCAACTTCGTAATCGGGGATGGAAAGCACGGCCTGGATGGTCTCGTCGGGGGAGAGCTGGAGCAGGTTGGCCACGTGCTGACCCTTGGAATCGCGGGAGCCTTCCGGCAGCTCGTAAGCCTTCAAGCGGAAGACGCGGCCGCGGTTGGTGAAGAAGAGAATCCAGTTATGCGTCGAGGTGAGGAAGAAGTGGTCGACCACGTCGTCCTGACGCAGCTTGGCGCCCTTGATGCCCTTGCCGCCGCGGTGCTGGGCGCGGTATTCGTCGGCCTTGGTGCGCTTGACGAAACCGGAGTGCGTCACGGTGACGACCACGTTTTCGTCGGCGATGAGGTCTTCGTCGCTCATCTCGCCGGAGAACGGCAGGATCTTGGTGCGGCGGTCGTCGCCGTACTTGGCCACGATCTCGTCAAGTTCGTCGCCCACGATCTTGCGTTCGCGTTCGGGGCTGGCGAGGATATCGTTGTAATCGGCGATTTTCTTCATCAGCTCGTTGTGCTCGTCGACGATCTTCTGGCGTTCCAGAGCGGCGAGACGGCGCAGCTGCATGGCCAAAATCGCGTCGGCCTGTACATCGTCCACACCAAGCAGATCTTCAAGGCCGGTGCGTGCGGTTTCGACGTCCTTGGAGGCGCGGATCAGGGCGATGACTTCCTCGATCATATCGAGGGCCTTCAGGTAGCCCTGCAAAATATGGTCGCGGTCTTCGGCCTCGCGCTTCAAGTAGCGGGTACGACGGTCGATGACTTCGAGCTGGTGGTTGACCCAGTGGCTCACGAAGGCATCGAGCGAAAGGGTGCGCGGCACGTTGTCGACCAGCGCGAGCATGTTCGCGCCGAACGTCTCTTGCAGCTGGGTGTGCTTGTAGAGATTGTTCAGCACGACCTTCGGCACGGCGTCGCGCTTCAAGATGAGCACGAGACGTTGGCCGGTGCGGCCTGAGGTCTCATCGCGCATGTCGGCGATGCCCTGGATCTTGCCGTCGCGCACGGCGTCGCGGATCGAGGCGGCGAGACGGTCGGGGTTGACCTGATACGGCAGCTCGGTGACCACGAGGCACATGCGGCCCTTGATCTCCTCGGTGTTGACCACGGCGCGCATGGTGATGAGGCCACGGCCGGTGCGATAGGCCTTCTCGATGCCCTTGTGGCCGAGAATCGTGGCACCAGTGGGGAAGTCCGGCCCCTTGATGCGCTGAATCAGCGCTTCAAGCAGCTCTTCCTTGGTGGCGTCCGGGTGATCAAGCGCCCAGTGCACGCCGTCGGCGACCTCGCGCATGTTGTGCGGCGGGATGTTGGTGGCCATGCCCACGGCGATGCCGGAGGAGCCGTTGACCAGAAGGTTTGGGAAGCGCGCAGGGAGCACGGTGGGCTCCTGCGTCTTGCCATCGTAGTTCGGCACGAAATCGACGGTGTCCTTGTCGATATCGCGCACCATCTCCATCGCGAGCGGCGCCATACGGCACTCGGTGTAACGCATGGCGGCTGCAGGATCGTCGCCGGGTGAGCCGAAATTGCCCTGTCCATCGACCAGCATGTAGCGCATCGACCACGACTGGGCCATACGCACCAACGTGTCGTAAATGGCGGAATCACCGTGTGGATGGTACTTGCCCATGACGTCGCCGACGACGCGGGAGCACTTGTTGTAGCCGCGGTCGGGGCGATAGCCGCCGTCATACATCGCGTAGATCACACGGCGGTGCACCGGCTTCATGCCGTCACGCACGTCGGGGAGCGCACGCTCGACGATCACGGAAAGGGAGTAAGCGAGGTAGGAATCGCGCATCTCCTTGCCCACGTCGATCTTCTGGATGCGTTCGCCCTTCATCAGGCCGTAATCGGTGTCGTCGGCCTCCTGCGGGCTCAATGGTTCGAGTGCGCCACCGGGGATGTACTCGTCATCGCCGTCATTGTTATTGTTGTTTTCGTCTGCCACTGTAAATCCTTATGTCTTTAAAAATCACTCAGTTAGATTGCTATTCATTGATTTCGAATAACATCAGACGTTACGCGTCGATACTGCGCCGTCTGTTCATCTCCTAGGCGTCGATGAACTTCGCACTCGGGGCATTGCGCTGGATGAACTCGCGGCGCGGTTCGACCTCGTCACCCATCAGCATGGAGAAGGTCTCGTCGGCCTGTGCCGCGTCATCGATCGTCACCTGCTTCAAAATGCGGTGCTCGGGATCCATGGTGGTGCCCCACAGCTCCTGGTAGCTCATCTCGCCCAGGCCCTTGTAGCGCTGGATGCCCTCGCCCTTCGGCAACTGGCGTCCGGACTCCTTGCCCTCTTTCAAGACACGGTCACGCTCGGCGTCGGTGTAGACGAAGCTGTGTGGACCCTTGGTCCACTTGATGCGATACAGCGGCGGCATGGCGACGTAGACGTAGCCGGCGTAGATCATCGGCCGCATATAGCGGAAGAAGAGCGTCAGGTTGAGTGTCGCGATGTGCGCGCCGTCGACATCCGCATCGGCCATGATGATGACCTTGTGGTAGCGCACCTTGTTCAGGTCGAAGTCCTCGCCGTATCCGCCGCCGACGGCTGTAATCAAGGCCTCAATGGTGTCGGACTTCATGATGCGGTCGATGGAGGCACGCTCGGTGTTCAGGATCTTGCCACGAAGCGGCAGGATAGCCTGCGTGATCGGGTTGCGGCCCTGGATGGCGGAACCGCCTGCGGAATCGCCCTCGACGATGAACAGCTCGCATTCCTCGGGGTTGTTGGACTGGCAGTCCTTCAGCTTGTCGGGCATGCCGGCGGTCTCGAAGACGGACTTGCGGCGCGTGTTCTCGCGGGCCTTCTTGGCGGCGATACGCGCGTGCGAGGCTTCGAGCGCCTTCTGGATGATGTTCTTGGCATCGCTTGGGTGGGCGTCGAACCAGTCGCCGAGGCGGTCGGTCATCACGCGCTGCACGAAGGTCTTGGCTTCGGAATTGCCGAGCTTGGTCTTGGTCTGGCCTTCGAACTGCGGGTTGGTGAGCTTGACGGACACCACGGCGGTCAGGCCTTCACGCACGTCGTCGCCGGAGAGGTTGTCGTCCTTGTCTTTCAGCAGGTTCTTGTCGCGCGCGTAACGGTTGACCAAGCTGGTCAGCGCGGCGCGGAAGCCCTCTTCGTGGGTGCCGCCTTCGGTGGTGGAGATCGTGTTGGCGAAGGTGTGCACGGCCTCGGAATAGGCGGTGGTCCACTGCAACGCGATTTCCGCTGAAATGCCAAGGTTCAGATCCTCGGCCTCAAGGTCGATGACCTCGTCCTCGATCGGCGTGGCCTTACGGGACTTGACCAGGTAGGCGACGTAATCCTTGATGCCGTTCTGGTAGCAATAGGAGACGGTTTCCGGCTTCTCTTCGGTGGCATCGTCCTCGCCGGCGACCTCATCGCCCGCGACGTTGTGCTTGCGCTCGTCGGTCAACGTAATACGAAGACCCTTGTTGAGGAACGCCATCTGCTGGAAGCGCGAACGCAGGGTTTCGAAGTCGTATTCGGTGGTCTCGAAAATCTTGGGATCGGCCCAGAACGTCACGGACGTGCCGGTGGACTCGCCCTCGGCCAGCGGAGCACCCTGCTTCAGCGGGGCGGTGGCCTTCTGATCCTTGAAGCTTTGCGTCCAGTGATAGCCCTGGCGGCGCACCTCCACGTCGATTTCGGTGGAAAGCGCGTTGACCACGGAGATGCCGACGCCGTGCAGGCCGCCGGAGACCGCGTAACCGCCGCCGCCGAACTTGCCGCCCGCATGCAGCTTGGTCATCACCGTCTCGACGCCGGAGACGCCCTCGCCGGGCACTTCATCGACGGGGATGCCGCGGCCGTTGTCGACCACGCGCACACCGTTGTCTGGCAGGATGGTCACTTCGATATGCGTCGCATAACCCGCGAGCGCCTCATCGACGGAGTTGTCGACGATCTCGTAGACCAAGTGGTGCAAGCCGCGCGGGCCGGTGGAACCGATGTACATACCCGGACGGATACGCACGGCCTCAAGGCCTTCAAGCACCCTCAGATCGCTGGCGTCGTAATGATCGGGAGCGAGCGAATCATCAAGCTGGGCATCTTCGAGTTCGTCGGTTTCCGCTTCAATCTGCGCTTCGGTTTTGGGTTCGTTGCTGTCATCATTGGCGGTATCGGTGTTCTCATTATTCACTTCAGAGTCTGCCACAAGGTTCCTTCCTGCATTTTCCCTCGCACGAAAGGCTTCTTGCGCGGGCGATACACTCTAGAAAGCAAATAATGGGGCCTTCTAGAGGTTTAACCATATAGAGGCCATTTTACTCAGATAAGGGGACATTCAAGGTATTACCCCCCAAAGATGAAATTTTGATAAAACGGATGCCATTAAGCCGCGATATTAGACAAATATTCGCAAATGAACAATCGACAGTGTTCCTTGACCTTGGATACTCGGATTCATATCCATCCGAAGCTTGTCAGTACCGCATATAGCGGTTCGGATAGCGTCGACCACCGGCACCGCGCCTGAAATTGTGCGACTGCGGGCCGGTGACGCGAATGTCACGAATCTCAAGGCCCTTGAGCCGTTGGCGAATGGTTGCGGTGAGCTGGGGGATGAGGTAGGTCAACTGGGTGGCCCAGGCGTTGGATTCGGTGTTGATGGTGAGCACGCCGTCATTAAAACTGGTGACCACGGAATGGTTGGCGATGGCCGGTCCAACCACCTGGTCCCAGTGGTTACGCAACTGCGCAAGTTTAAGGTGAGGGGTCCAGTCGCCGTCGGTGGCGATGACGGACATGACCCCGCCGAGCCTGCCCGGGTCGCGCCCGGGCTTGCCGAAGTTGTTCCATGCGCTTTCCTCGCGCGCCTTCCAGTCCTTACGTGCGCCAGCGCGGGACGAGAGCCTGTTAAACACTTCAGCGGGCAGTTTCCGTTGGTCAAGATGCAGTTGTTCGGCGATCGGCGGCTTCATGATCGCGCTCCATCACTGTCATCATCCGAATCAACTGTGTTGTTCTTCCGAGCGGCTTGCAGTTGCGCCACCAGATTCGCGTTCTCGTCTTGTGCGCCGGCTTTGAGTTCGGCGACGTTAATGATGGTGGCGTCGCCACCTCGAGTCGCGTCCGAAGGAATATCGCCAGCGGCGGCCACGGTGATGAGCACTTGGTCCTGCTGCATCGCGAAATCGAGGATCTGTTTGCGCCTGGTCTCATCAAGCTGGGCGAAGACATCATCGAGGACGACGATGGGCTTGACCCCTTGCACCTCGGTGATTTCGTCGAATAGGGCCATCTTCAACGCGAGCGCCATGGTCCACATCTCGCCGTTCGAGGCGAATTCGCGGGCGGGCATCCCGTCAAGCGTCAACGTCACATCGTCGCGGTGCGGCCCAATGAGATTGCGCCCGCGCGCGATCTCCCCGTCATACAACCGTTGGTAATGCTTGCTGATCTCCGGTTCGGGCTGCTCGAAATCAAGCACTTCCTCGAACGATGGCGCGTATTGCAATCCCGCATGCTGCGGCTTGCCGGCCAGCTCATCGTAAATGCGCGAAAATGGCCCAGCCAACTGTTCGATCAATCCAGCCCGTGCGCGGGTCAGGGCGACGCCGACGGCGATGAACTGACCGGTCCATATCTCCAGCCCGTTGAGCGCGGCGTTCTTCGCGTCCACCGGTTCCCCGCGTTGCCCAAGCTGCTTCAACAGCGCGGCACGTTGCTTGGCGATTTTGTTGGCGTTGGAAAGGTTGGCGGCATATCCCGGAACCAACAGCGACCCGGCCTGGTCAAGAAACCCACGCCTCCCAGCCGGATCGCCCGCCACCAACCGCTGGTCATCCGGCGTGAATGAGACGCTCGGCACTTTACCGACAATATCCCGCATATACAGTGAACTGCCACCATTGATGCGCCCACGGTTGGCCCCCCGCGCCGCGATGGTCACTTCATAGGTTGTCCCTGTATCAGCACCTTCATTGACATTGGCGCGGATGGTGGCCCTGGCCTCGCCGCGCTCAATCAATGGCAACGAGCTGGAGACACGGTGGCTGGAGCCGGTGGAGAGCACTTCAATGGCCTCCACGATGTTGGTCTTGCCAAGTCCGTTCGCGCCTTTGAGGATGGTCACCCCAGGCGTGAAATCCACGACAAGGTGCGGCCATGAACGGAAATGGTCAAGCGCCAGCCGCGAGATGTACACGCGAACTCCTTACCTTGTATCCAATATCTG
Proteins encoded:
- the gdhA gene encoding NADP-specific glutamate dehydrogenase, translating into MLTNDYVKRVYAQVEKRDGDQPEFLQAVREVFETLEPVVEKHPEYEKNGILERLVEPERAIKFRVAWVDDEGKVQVNRGYRIQFNSAIGPYKGGLRLHPTVTESVIKFLGFEQVLKNSLTGLPMGGAKGGSDFDPRGRSDGEVMRFCQAFMTELQRHIGQFTDVPAGDINVGAREIGYMFGQYKRIRNEYSGVLTGKGLEFGGSLARTEATGYGLCYYTQAALRTLKNDSFEGKTVVISGSGNVAIFAIEKAQELGAKVVTCSDSNGYVYDPDGIKLDVVKDIKLGHRGRIKEYADRVPGAEYHEGSKGVWTVPCDIALPCATQNEVDGESAAALVSNGCKVVCEGANMPSTPEAISTYQKAGLLYGPAKASNAGGVAVSGLEMSQNSYRLSWTFDEVDAKLKDIMENIVANSLAAAKEYGHEGDLMLGANAAGFVKVANAMVAQGVC
- a CDS encoding ATP-binding protein, producing the protein MAIIVLIVAGKAGAIEEEMTIVKHGDKKQMIVSSDINQLISLPEGQYFDRKSARIHLKDLARHICAFANASGGTIAVGIEDDGKVSGFKFDGSQDIEELQRCYIFQCEPAPIVSTRHIPVVNDNGEDDEVLLLDVAASNDCVIHRKDDKNVYLRVGDKSVALAHSQIMRLEYDKNQRIFEDEVVQWSNIEDIDHEVLDDYKQKIHGSDLSDEQVLRSRKFLIGDHLTNAGVLLFAKDPTQFLPQARVRVLRFEGNHMRTGRQINILKDQSFDSPIPKTIKNASALISSMLREFQYLGEDGRFGTIPEYPEFAWFEGLVNAVIHRDYAFQGDYIRISMYDDRLEVLSPGPLPNIVTLDNMRTTRYARNPRIARALVEFGWARELNEGVQRIYTEMQSAFLNDPVYSEPEHAKVQLTLENSITSRVLRNNDSLERQISPEVLHALSVYEMAAVQLAYAEGQVTVKKLTERINRSSRTVRKVLKGLRDKNVLQWHGSSPKDPSQYYSLNDRLGKSTVSE
- a CDS encoding VanZ family protein, giving the protein MIAYIRNFSTSFILAMAIWPFLSALLTLPILAMMYHRYHRLRSTAVLTAYLCVLYALGLVTFTLYPMPDDPAKYCLTHAHHPQLNVMQFASDLATGGKAAALQLLLNVVFFIPLGFALTRWARWKFYAVVPAGFLVSLFIETSQLTGVWGIYPCAYRQFDVDDLLTNTLGAIIGCFIAWIYGALVPVREIEDKREVIEKPGLLHRAVALMIDLVFIAIVDISLTLGSIYLFQKSSRYLSNGTYLFLGHAFGTGVSDGLAQFFTLFSFVVFEVLIPVTHRGQTLGGRFTHMSCETKERHGLARALFYVVRLLVLVLATMLFAAPTRQLGVIVLIALVVFWLVAHQMPYDLIPGRDWDSGYYHDGDDYRDDGRNKVGGDDRRDSNGYGGNVAGGYDNDAGGYYSNNPPAFQP
- a CDS encoding DUF3566 domain-containing protein → MNENVDDNEPRQAKNSGGDAAQSDRSPRVARSVFGESQSAAAPAKSSSWPLGNGDGGAVKRPHPRTPRARRMSLSLTRLDAWSVAKVTFLLSVAGGIIQIVAVALIWALLNVVGVFDQVTQIVSSTGLDTGGFNLASIFSLGTVLSAVTILSIVEVVVATLFAVIIAALYNVVSQLVGGVHVTLGDD
- the gyrA gene encoding DNA gyrase subunit A; protein product: MADENNNNNDGDDEYIPGGALEPLSPQEADDTDYGLMKGERIQKIDVGKEMRDSYLAYSLSVIVERALPDVRDGMKPVHRRVIYAMYDGGYRPDRGYNKCSRVVGDVMGKYHPHGDSAIYDTLVRMAQSWSMRYMLVDGQGNFGSPGDDPAAAMRYTECRMAPLAMEMVRDIDKDTVDFVPNYDGKTQEPTVLPARFPNLLVNGSSGIAVGMATNIPPHNMREVADGVHWALDHPDATKEELLEALIQRIKGPDFPTGATILGHKGIEKAYRTGRGLITMRAVVNTEEIKGRMCLVVTELPYQVNPDRLAASIRDAVRDGKIQGIADMRDETSGRTGQRLVLILKRDAVPKVVLNNLYKHTQLQETFGANMLALVDNVPRTLSLDAFVSHWVNHQLEVIDRRTRYLKREAEDRDHILQGYLKALDMIEEVIALIRASKDVETARTGLEDLLGVDDVQADAILAMQLRRLAALERQKIVDEHNELMKKIADYNDILASPERERKIVGDELDEIVAKYGDDRRTKILPFSGEMSDEDLIADENVVVTVTHSGFVKRTKADEYRAQHRGGKGIKGAKLRQDDVVDHFFLTSTHNWILFFTNRGRVFRLKAYELPEGSRDSKGQHVANLLQLSPDETIQAVLSIPDYEVAKYLVLATRSGKVKKTPLAQYDSTRQGGLIAVRLMEDPETGEPADELIGATLCNADDDIILVSKHGMSLKFKADDEQLRPMGRQTAGVQGMKFRDGDELLAMDVVRADMEDELSLLVVTNEGFAKRTSISQYRLQGRNGFGVKALQMNEDRGELVGAVIVADSDQILAIMKSGKVIRSDVNEVKRTGRNTQGVTLAKPDKGDEILSIARNTDTDDDEDEGDDNGSDDADKA